From Glycine soja cultivar W05 chromosome 4, ASM419377v2, whole genome shotgun sequence, the proteins below share one genomic window:
- the LOC114409149 gene encoding calcineurin-binding protein 1-like isoform X2: protein MFSIAAINDTDSKSQWEPLAPTKEAQEFHLSQTYHEGLLKLQAKEYEKARELLESVLKDPLIANAQVDSSASDGHLLQLRFLALKNLAAVFLQQGSTHYENALRCYLQAVEIDSKDSVVWNRLGTLSCLMGSLSISRWAFEQGLSCSPNNWNCMEKLLEVLIAIGDEVACLSVSKLILRHWPSHSRALHVRNTIEESEPLRFAPRGIDKLEPQHVRLKFPDKRKATNENVDEDVAFKKLNQNKELHLTEVSWVALADALLEILSPQSSKMDPEKAFSSPDIRLSIILPSSSEAVMNTVEMKGSNCENSVSGDGNIERSSAFKEKEANIQEEQPHERRSSRLERLRSRKPGKEESDSSCGKDPTKVVIQYLEPFISGGLGGQDTIDRDTTEVSCLGNSEYYNVSAFLRETSNNYGAYHMGHLLLEEVARQGLAYQDAFVKFLELEKLTRHWGKERTAECNIFLAELYYDFGSCSPTGSKQLEFISETSYHLCKIIESVALDYPFHLTHALNENSFSIDSNQETHGKTINTSTESNSNLDSSLLMKNCPLWSRFFWLSGRLSIVDDNRAKACQEYCIALTLLAKREKENSLCSVPRPHCKAVKELNFDRVLDEINILKVNFLMEKSVIKMMEQEKFLECVSLLSPLLFSTQDVYPDSFSLSMTDKRDEKITSTELMAVDVLMEACQKTKPMDVEMYFNCHYRKLKILMTKMGLKTCITSFKSSDQAPILTVSPNFDIDSKESSSKNCSHLVTDEVKALSDCISQVKKIIDQHGDSDGLSVPTSSICQMQSLLLLIMSYVGNILALNKASAQVISDQAESSCFVDAAIVFCKLQHLSPTMPIKTQVDLIVATHDLLAEYGLCCLGEGGKGEEGTFLRFAIKHLLALDTKLKSSFNHKESMQCEEVSKNSLVNVSVEESKLDALDIQMDLTKIDEINSEKKDVSEGIISKGISSCRVHDKDGKEVEFENHGGAGTGSKLIKGENLSNQLIECEDELSEYEREELESKIDCALDQCFFCLYGLHLRSDSSYEDDLVVHKNTSRGDYQTKEQCADVFKYVLPYAKASSRTGLVKLRRVLRAIRKHILQPPEDLLAGNPIDKFLDDPNLCEDKLSEEAGSDGFLESITKRMFPDVGGLAQYNATLLRRSEPYLEVYCNLYYFLALSEEMSATDKWPGFVLTKEGEEFVEQNAKLFKYDLMYNPLRFESWQRLGNIYDEEVDLLLNDGSKHVNVVGWRNNATLSERVETSRRRSRRCLLMSLALANTSAQQCEIHELLALVYYDSLQNVVPFYDQRSALPLKDAAWMMFCENSMKHFKKAFALKQDWLHAFYLGKLSKKLGYSHEIALSYYNKAIALNTSAVDPVYRMHASRLKLLFKCGKQNLEILKVLSANSFNQSVKEAVTSILIGIDSSFLNTKERHIDANFVETKHEELLKLDTVWSMLYNDCLSALETCVEGDLKHFHKARYMLAQGLYKRGESGDIERAKDHLSFCFKSSRSSFTINMWEIDSTVKKGRRKTPGTAGNKKSLEVNLPESSRKFITCIRKYLLFYLKLLEETGDRCILERSYVALRADKRFSLCIEDLIPVAIGRYLKALISTMCHSQTTASGSVSSSNNVLERMFALFMEQGSLWPEICSLPEIEGSDMSETIIYGYLHEHIVLLEKNGKLETLEATNEKIRKRSKNPKFSDSNCAKVGKHASVAWCRSLVYNLAQITPLSCEFSNGIQVLSLTDGGMDNSQLLCIDLQPKELWSTAFEDPTHLEKIETKWSTILSKVKNIIIKKASDENLETANTLLRACYNFYRESSSVVLTSGLNFYLIPSQSVTQTPFNPSTAGIEALDLSIPRKLLLWAYVLSHGRCANISIVVKHCEEMSKSKMKRGSGTSPALSNTSPAPSLPGSGKNGPNSAGGIDVDSAHVTTVGSGSVSSGNTTNFVNSLPSYDIQKNLFASPQLHQCTSNDAERSNLVALEGDTEGD from the exons ATG TTCTCAATTGCAGCTATCAATGACACTGACTCGAAAAGTCAGTGGGAACCCCTAGCTCCCACGAAAGAAGCACAG GAATTTCATCTTTCCCAAACTTATCATGAAGGACTTCTCAAGTTACAAGCAAAAGAGTATGAGAAGGCTCGCGAGCTCTTAGAATCTGTCCTTAAAGATCCTCTTATTGCTAATGCTCAG GTGGATAGTAGTGCCAGTGATGGTCATCTATTGCAACTCAG ATTTTTGGCATTGAAAAACCTTGCCGCTGTTTTTCTTCAGCAAGGCTCTACACATTATGAGAATGCTCTACGATGTTATCTTCAAGCTGTGGAGATTGATTCTAAAGATTCTGTTGTCTGGAACCGGCTGGGAACACTGTCATGCTTGATGGGCTCACTGAGTATTTCACGTTGGGCATTTGAGCAAGGACTCTCATGTAGCCCTAATAACT GGAATTGCATGGAGAAGCTTTTGGAAGTTCTTATTGCAATTGGTGATGAGGTTGCTTGCCTTTCTGTCTCTAAATTGATTTTGAGGCACTGGCCCTCGCATTCTCGTGCTTTGCATGTTAGAAATACCATCGAAGAATCAGAACCTTTGCGATTTGCTCCAAGAGGCATAGACAAATTGGAACCTCAACATGTGCGGCTCAAATTTCCTGACAAGAGGAAAGCTACTAATGAGAATGTAGATGAGGATGTTGCATTCAAAAAGCTGAACCAGAATAAAGAACTGCACCTGACAGAAGTTTCCTGGGTGGCTCTTGCTGATGCACTTCTGGAAATCTTATCACCACAAAGTTCCAAGATGGATCCTGAAAAAGCATTCAGTTCTCCTGATATTAGGCTAAGCATAATCTTACCTAGTAGCTCAGAAGCTGTTATGAACACTGTGGAAATGAAAGGGTCCAATTGTGAAAATAGTGTTTCTGGTGATGGTAACATAGAACGATCAAGTGCTTTTAAAGAGAAAGAAGCTAATATCCAAGAAGAACAACCGCATGAAAGGCGAAGTTCTCGACTTGAAAGGCTCCGGAGTCGTAAACCAGGGAAAGAAGAATCTGATTCTTCTTGTGGAAAGGACCCTACCAAGGTTGTCATTCAATATTTAGAGCCATTTATTTCTGGTGGATTGGGGGGTCAAGATACAATTGATAGAGATACCACGGAAGTATCCTGTTTAGGAAATTCTGAATATTATAATGTTTCTGCATTTTTAAGAGAAACTTCAAACAATTATGGTGCTTATCATATGGGGCACTTGCTTTTAGAAGAAGTTGCAAGACAAGGTCTCGCATATCAGGATGCTTTTGTCAAATTTTTGGAGTTGGAAAAGTTGACAAGGCATTGGGGAAAGGAGAGAACTGCTgaatgtaatatttttcttgCTGAGCTGTATTATGACTTTGGGTCATGCTCCCCCACTGGTTCTAAACAATTGGAATTTATTTCTGAGACGTCTTATCATCTTTGTAAGATTATAGAATCTGTAGCTTTAGATTATCCTTTTCACTTGACTCATGCCTTGaatgaaaatagtttttcaaTAGATAGTAACCAAGAGACCCATGGAAAAACAATAAATACCTCGACTGAGAGCAATTCAAATTTAGACAGCTCACTTCTGATGAAAAACTGTCCCCTTTGGTCTCGATTCTTCTGGCTAAGTGGGAGATTGTCTATTGTTGATGACAACAGGGCAAAAGCATGTCAAGAATATTGTATTGCTTTGACACTTTTggcgaagagagaaaaggaaaattctcTATGTTCAGTCCCCCGCCCACATTGCAAGGCTGTAAAAGAGCTAAACTTTGATAGAGTTCTtgatgaaattaatatattaaaggtCAATTTCTTGATGGAAAAGTCTGTCATTAAGATGATGGAACAAGAAAAGTTTTTGGAGTGTGTATCCCTGCTTTCTCCACTTCTATTCTCCACACAGGATGTCTACCCCGATTCATTCTCTTTATCCATGACTGataaaagagatgaaaagatAACTTCCACTGAACTTATGGCTGTAGATGTTCTAATGGAAGCATGTCAAAAAACAAAGCCAATGGATGTAGAGATGTATTTTAATTGTCATTATAGAAAGCTGAAAATACTTATGACAAAGATGGGTTTAAAGACATGTATTACATCATTTAAGTCTTCTGATCAAGCACCTATTTTAACTGTGTCTCCTAATTTTGATATTGATTCAAAGGAAAGTTCTAGCAAGAACTGTAGTCACTTGGTCACGGATGAAGTGAAGGCACTCTCTGACTGTATTTCACAAGTGAAGAAAATTATCGATCAACATGGAGATTCT GATGGCCTTTCTGTTCCAACAAGCAGCATTTGTCAAATGCAATCCCTGCTGTTGTTAATCATGAGCTATGTTGGCAACATACTTGCCCTCAACAAAGCCTCAGCACAAGTAATTTCTGATCAAGCTGAAAGCAGCTGTTTCGTTGATGCAGCCATTGTTTTCTGCAAACTCCAGCATCTTAGCCCAACCATGCCTATCAAGACTCAA GTTGATTTAATTGTTGCAACACATGACTTGCTTGCTGAATATGGGCTTTGCTGTTTGGGTGAAGGTGGCAAAGGTGAAGAAGGAACATTTCTTAGATTTGCGATAAAGCATCTCTTGGCCTTGGATACGAAGCTTAAATCCAGCTTTAACCATAAAGAATCAATGCAATGTGAAGAAGTGTCCAAAAACAGTCTCGTCAATGTGTCTGTTGAAGAATCAAAATTGGATGCATTAGACATCCAAATGGATTTGACcaaaattgatgaaattaattCAGAGAAAAAGGATGTTTCTGAAGGAATAATATCCAAAGGCATTTCATCTTGCAGAGTTCATGATAAAGACGGTAAGGAAGTAGAGTTTGAAAATCATGGAGGTGCTGGCACTGGCAGTAAGTTAATTAAGGGCGAAAATTTAAGCAATCAATTGATTGAATGTGAAGATGAACTTTCTGAATATGAACGGGAGGAACTTGAGTCTAAAATTGACTGTGCCTTAGATCAGTGCTTTTTCTGTTTATATGGATTACATCTGAGATCTGATTCATCTTATGAGGATGATCTAGTGGTGCACAAAAACACAAGCCGAGGAGATTATCAAACCAAGGAACAATGTGCTGATGTTTTCAAGTATGTTCTTCCCTATGCAAAGGCATCTTCT AGGACTGGACTGGTCAAACTTCGTAGAGTTTTAAGAGCTATTAGGAAGCACATTCTGCAGCCACCAGAGGACCTCTTGGCAGGAAACCCTATTGATAAGTTCTTAGATGATCCTAATCTATGTGAAGATAAGCTCTCAGAGGAGGCTGGGTCTGATGGGTTTCTTGAATCTATTACTAAGAGAATGTTTCCTGATGTGGGTGGCCTTGCTCAGTATAATGCAACATTATTGAGGAG GTCTGAGCCATATTTGGAGGTATACTGTAACTTGTATTATTTCTTGGCTCTGTCTGAGGAAATGAGTGCAACAGATAAGTGGCCTGGATTTGTGCTGACCAAGGAAGGGGAAGAATTTGTTGAACAAAATGCAAAGCTCTTCAAATATGATCTCATGTACAATCCTCTGCGCTTTGAAAGCTGGCAGAGACTTGGAAATATTTATGATGAG GAAGTAGATTTGTTACTAAATGATGGTAGCAAGCACGTTAATGTAGTAGGGTGGAGGAACAATGCTACTTTATCCGAGAGAGTGGAAACAAGCCGAAGGAGGAGTAGACGGTGCCTACTAATGAGTTTAGCTTTGGCAAATACATCTGCTCAGCAG TGTGAGATACACGAGTTATTGGCATTGGTGTACTACGACAGTCTTCAAAATGTAGTCCCATTTTATGATCAGAGATCTGCTTTGCCCTTAAAGGATGCGGCATGGATGATGTTTTGTGAGAACTCAATGAAGCATTTTAAGAAAGCCTTCGCACTTAA GCAAGATTGGTTGCATGCCTTTTACTTGGGTAAACTCAGCAAAAAACTTGGATATTCACACGAAATTGCATTATCATATTACAATAAAGCTATTGCTTTGAACACATCAGCTGTTGATCCTGTCTATAGGATGCATGCCTCAcgtttgaaattattatttaagtgTGGAAAGCAGAATTTGGAGATTTTGAAG GTTCTCTCGGCAAACTCCTTTAATCAATCTGTAAAAGAAGCTGTCACAAGTATTCTTATTGGTATTGATAgctcatttttaaatacaaaggAGAGACATATTGATGCCAATTTTGTGGAAACAAAGCATGAAGAGTTGCTCAAATTGGATACAGTATGGTCTATGCTTTACAATGATTGCCTTTCTGCTCTTGAAACATGCGTAGAGGGGGATCTCAAACATTTCCATAAGGCCAGATACATGCTGGCTCAAGGACTGTACAAAAGAGGTGAGAGTGGTGATATAGAGAGGGCAAAAGATCATCTATCTTTCTGCTTCAaatcttcacgctcatcatttACAATAAATATGTGGGAAATTGATAGCACAGTAAAAAAAGGAAG GCGCAAGACACCAGGTACTGCTGGGAACAAAAAATCCCTTGAGGTTAACTTACCTGAAAGTTCTCGAAAATTTATTACTTGCATTCGAAAGTATTTGCTGTTTTATCTCAAACTATTGGAAGAGACTGGAGATAGATGTATTCTCGAACGTTCATATGTTGCTCTTCGTGCAGATAAACGG TTTTCATTATGTATTGAAGATCTTATACCAGTGGCTATCGGAAGGTATCTAAAGGCCCTGATTTCAACTATGTGCCATTCTCAGACTACTGCCTCTGGTTCAGTGAGCAGTTCTAACAATGTGCTGGAGAGAATGTTTGCATTGTTCATGGAGCAAGGGAGCTTATGGCCAGAAATATGCAGTTTGCCCGAAATTGAAGGCTCAGATATGTCAGAGACTATCATATATGG ATATCTTCATGAACATATTGTATTGTTGGAGAAAAATGGAAAACTGGAAACTCTTGAAGCAACAAATGAGAAGATTAGGAAGCGTTCTAAGAATCCAAAGTTCTCAGACAGTAATTGTGCAAAAGTTGGCAAGCATGCTTCTGTTGCTTGGTGTCGATCTCTTGTATATAATTTGGCACAAATAACTCCATTATCTTGTGAATTCTCAAATGGGATTCAGGTCCTTAGTTTGACTGATGGTGGGATGGATAATAGCCAGTTGCTCTGTATTGATTTGCAGCCAAAAGAATTATGGAGTACAGCTTTTGAAGATCCAACTCATTTAGAAAAGATTGAAACAAAATGGAGCACTATTTTatctaaagtaaaaaatattattatcaagAAAGCTTCTGATGAGAATTTGGAAACTGCAAACACTTTGCTCAGAGCTTGCTATAATTTTTACCGGGAGAGTTCTTCTGTAGTGCTTACCTCTGGACTCAACTTTTATTTGATTCCATCTCAATCAGTAACACAGACACCATTCAACCCAAGTACTGCTGGGATTGAAGCACTTGATCTGAGCATACCAAGGAAGCTTCTCTTGTGGGCCTACGTGCTATCCCATGGGCGTTGTGCAAATATCTCAATTGTTGTAAAGCATTGTGAAGAAATGTCGAAG TCCAAGATGAAAAGAGGAAGTGGAACGTCACCTGCGTTATCAAACACATCTCCTGCCCCTAGTCTTCCAG GTAGCGGTAAAAATGGACCAAATTCTGCCGGAGGCATTGACGTTGATTCTGCACATGTCACAACAGTGGGGTCCGGTTCAGTTTCTAGTGGCAATACCACTAATTTTGTGAATTCACTTCCTTCATATGACATTCAGAAAAATCTCTTTGCTTCTCCCCAGCTGCATCAATGCACCAGTAACGATGCAGAACGAAGCAATTTGGTAGCACTTGAAGGAGATACAGAGGGAGATTGA